The genomic region CATCGGCCTCGTCAAACTGCTCCCCAATTAGAGCCATTAACTAAACAATAAGAACATACCAGCCAACATTACTTAGCAACCAGGGAAAAAAGGAAAGTCCCATATATTCATCTATCAAAACATCCCATGTTTCATGGAGCAAAGCATCAGAGACTTAGTGGCCAAGAGTGAACGATAAGGTTTTCTTACAGTTTCAAGCCACATGGTGTCAAGATTAGCCTTTTTACTGCTAGTAACAGTCCACTTGCCCCCATTCGTGCACTCAGGGTCTTCCCATTTGGGCTCGACTCCAGCTCTGAATAAGTGAAAGTCAGCATTTGCTGGGAATTTGCTGGGTCTGAATATCTGGTCATATAAACTGCAACAGAAATGACCACTTCACTTCACATATACTACATTATTTATGATAAGTCGACATAGTTCTAATAAGAAACGTGCAATAAATTGTATCCTTTATTTGACTTGAAGTCTTAAAACCTACACAACCACACTGTAATTCAGGAATAAAGAGCTCTTTCACAGGATATTTACTTTGTTGCAACCTCATTTTCAATTACACTTTGAAACTTATATTGCTGGCTAATAGGATATATTCTTTGAAGATCATGTGAAACAGCCAACCCCATCACACTCCAGTACACCAGATTTCTTTAATATCTTAAAACTGGCTTTCCCGTGGAGAGGTCCTCTTCAACAAGACAAGCATGTAGGTTCATCAGTGTGCTTCACTTCACCACTTAGTTTCAGTTTTTCAAGAACCAGATGAAGCACATGGATTTGCACCTATTATAAAGGCAAAACATGAAATTGGCATGCAACAAAGGCTGAAAAACAAACCTAGCTACCAAACCGAGCTTCAAGATCTTTCATCATTCGGTACTTTTGACTACAGTTGCTCGATAAAAGTTCATTCGAGCCCTAACATAATCAAACATGCTCAAgcataattaaacttaatagGATATTCAAACCAAGCTTTAGCAATAACATTTTTGGTTCAACTTGACTAGGCTTCATTCTTGCGCAATTCTTCATGGCAACAACATTTTTGGTTCAACTTGACTAGGCTTCATTCTTGCGCAATTGTCCATGCACCTTACTACTCTCAGTCTTTGAAATCATACTTGCATCATCATGATTCTCAAGATACCCTACAGGCTTATGAAACTGAACTGGGGCATCTGGACCAGAGTTAAAAGAATCACACACCATACGACATATACAAacttttcatcatttttccaGAAACGGTGAAGGTAATTATCCTAATATATGTCACACTTCTGCAGTAATCTGCCACTAGTCTTAGATTAATGAGCGATTTAATAGGTGGTAAAGGTTTAGTGCTTTACAATTCTGACATTAGGAGAAAATCTTAGGATgaacataaatattaagtatgaGTTGAATGAGTTGCGAGAACAACACGGGACATGGAGATTTCATTAAAGACAATGTACAAAAGTACAaccaatttcaaaaaatgaccAGTCTCACAAGACTTTGTCCCACTGTCACTTAGTCCCTTGAATATTCCAAACTTCCTATAACAAACCTAAACAAGAAACAATAACCAGAAAGATTTTAAGTCATCATATTTCAAGCCTTTGCTAACAAATAAAGATTAATGCAACCTTCacataacaaaagaaatgtCTTGTAGTTAGGACCACATATGTCGCACACCTAGAACTATATGAAGCCTGTGAACTCCTATtttcagctaaattttcaattggaCCTATTaatgtttattatattttttccagggaaaaaaaaaaaagcaaacaagaaaggaaaaatgaagcacTTTCTGCTAGAATGCATCTTTTCCAAGAACTTATATCAGGTGATCTTCTCATGAAAAAGTATGGGGTTGAGACCTCCCAACACCTTCAACAAATGAACTGAGTGCTGCCTAAGGCTTAAGTACTATACCTAACAGCTACTACAAGTGACGAGCTGGTTGTGCATGTCACGCAACTATGCTACCAAAACCTCAGTGATTAGTTGTGAGCCTAAAACATCAACATactgtttggatttgtgttttgagtgttttgttttgtgttttggagatagagagagaaaaataaagataagtgtatgtttgaatttgtgttttgaggtaatttaaaatattttaaaataagtggtgtatgtttgatattgggatttggagacaaaaatcactgttgttcattgtcaaatcatatctcttttatatatatttttgtattaaatatgtatatataatatgttatatgtttaatgttgtattttttgaagacaaaaatcactgtttattgtcaaatcatgtctattttacattttatatataagtgtgtatatatatattatatatagaaagttgaaaaacaaaaaaacacacacataaggtgtaaaaacataaaaacaaatattgggtatattttatcttgtctcaAAACATGCGAAaacatgaatccaaacatagtACAAGTTTTTGGGAAATTGGTTGTGGTTTAACAAAGAtggaatttgtattttaagaatcctaactaataataaaagtCACCAAAACCAATTTCATTCTTCCTCTTAGCCAAAGTTTGGATAAGCGACCTGCTCTGCTTCAACTACAATTAAGGCAATGCCCATCCAAACAGATGAGCAGATAGATTCCTAAGACCaagtaaaagaaagaaataatgatATCATACTTAATTTTGGAAGCAATAAACATTAAGTGGCATTATACTAATAGAGCAGAAGACATTgtacaattacaaatacaaaGGTGTTCTTCTAACCTAAACATCTAAAGTTTTTTACCCGACTTTGAGATGTTTGGCAGTATTTAGCCTACGTTAATATGGGAATTAGAGTTCAGGAGATTGCAACATTcttcaacaaaataaagtgAGACTTCGATTCTTTTTCAAGTGTTCAAACAGTCCTTTAATTTGACATGTAAATGGCATGATTACCATCACTAAGTAACTAAAAACATCACAAACACtcttaatacttattttatctGTACAATCTAAGAGTTTATTTTGCACATAGGATCAAATCTTAAAAAGCATTTCTCTATGAGTTATGACTATAAAATCGCTAAAATACTCTTTCAACTGCAATACTGCATTGATGAGAGTGAAATCCAAATCTTTAAATCCCTTGTCCATGTTGGCTTATGCGTAGCCNNNNNNNNNNNNNNNNNNNNNNNNNNNNNNNNNNNNNNNNNNNNNNNNNNNNNNNNNNNNNNNNNNNNNNNNNNNNNNNNNNNCCCTTTTGGtgctcccccccccccccccccttgtGTTCTTACAATGTCCAGGTTAAGTCTCACTTTATTGAGGGATTTGATTTTAAGGAGCACCATAGGAGGGGAAACAATTTGTAGAAACCCCCTTTTCACTTTTGGGTACCAAGGAAAGAGACAGACTTAAAGCACACTCCAACTGCCAATGAATGAGCACTGCTCCTATGAAGGATTATGCAATCTGACCGTACAAAACCTTACCCAGTAGtgttatcaagaaaataaacatcTCTTGATTAGTAATGACACCAGTACTCTGTGCTCAAGATAGGTTATCTTCAGCCGGATCAATGCATATAGAACgcaaaaaatatcatgaaGGTACACGTCTACTCTATACCCAGATTTTGTCGAGTTAGCTTTTTGGTAGGAAACGCAATCACAGGAAAATGTATCCTACCAATGAATGAATTGTATCTCACTAATGATTCTGCACGAAATGATTTGATCTCAGCTTGGACTCCTAAGCTGGAAAAACTACAAAGAGAAGAGAATGAAGTCTCACACAGAACCTGAAATGCCATGCTCAGCCATctcaataaaagaattatccTCCTTCCTCATATGGAGTTCAGAACCAAAGGCAATCATTGAGTGAAATCTATCTCACTCAAAGGAATCGAGGCACGCTATGCAAGTATGAGAAGGCAGATAGAGTCAGTCAGGAAAAATGCTTTCCCACCCAACTGCCCAAAGCATTGGCTAATCTCTTCTTTTATACCAACCAGTTGGAGAAAAGACAGGTATGACCATAATCATTCTTCTCAAAACACTCTGGTATGATGATTTCGCTGCCCGACAGTATGGAGTACCTGAACGCACCAAGGGAACAGGCCCTGAAGCGAAGGACAGGAACAAGTAGAATCAATGTGTTCCAACTTGTAGCCTTGCAACAATCCAGTTGACCAGGATTATATGATCACTATTTTCTTCTAACAACTTCTTTCAAGTATAAACTAATAGTcacaaattctaatattcaAAATCTCAATTTAGAATACTCTTATCCCATGCTGATCTGTAATCAGCTATCCTCCTGACTGCGGTTACATCAAGCACCTCCATGCCAATAATATCAATCCACAGAATCTGTCACTTCTACCCCACTTATACAATTCAGAAACATGCTCATTTCTTAATCTATCTATCTGTTGAAATCATATCCATCTTCCAACAATTAGCAGTCACCATAACCCACCCTGACTACCTTACTGGTCGGCCCAGTTCTAATTCGTTTTCTCATCTGATATATGTCTACCCTTGATTTGTATCTTAACTAACTTAATGTATGCCACCAGACACGATATCTGTAACGATTTCAATACCAAcaaataagaatattaaatcGGACAACGAAATTAGAACCAGAAGCCGCTAATACATACAATGGGGGCAAAAGAGAGAAGGACGAAGAAGAGGAAAGTCAGGTACAAGAAAGCAAACAGAAACCCCAGATCATAGAAttacaaaaagagaaagacaCTTGAGACGGGCTCTTCCCTTCAAAAAGCAAAAATCGATTCAACAAGCAAACCGTCAATTTAAGTAAAGCCAAACTGTTTACAAAACCAATCATTTCGTGTTATTTCTCATTACGTACCACCAAAATTCTTCGACGGTGTCGAAAGTATAGACCTTGCGAAGAGAAGTGCCCCACGCTGCGCCCTGTTTCGGTTTCGACTGATTGTCGAACCAAAACGTCCACTTCCTCTCCAGCTTGTGCGGCTGCTTCTCCGCCGTTGCCGGCACTCCCGCTGGAACCTCTGATGCAGCAGCCGCCACTTCACTAGCCATTCAACCAAATCAAAGTTCCGAGAAAAGGGGTTTTAGAGAGGGAAACAAAGGaggtggagagagagagagagagagatttgcCTGGGGCTTTTAGGGGGAGTGCTGGCCTGACTAGGGTTAGAGTTGAGTAGGCACCTAACTGGAGTTGGGTTGATGAAGCTCCCCTTGTTCATGAAATGGGTTCGGAGGGTTTGGTAAAGTTAGAAAAGaaaggcaaaattatatttttagtcttataactTTAGGTCGTTAGTACTTTTAGTTCTATAgcttactttatttatatatttagttatttttttatgaatttaattctaaacatcttatatttggtctttttttgataaatttagtcatgtattgacaattttggtctCCTCTTCGCATTaataaatctcattttttatcttataattgtGAGTCgttaggaccaaaattattgaTACATGTCTAAAAGTGTGAAAATAAGACCAAATGTGAGATACTCAGTACTAAAttcgtaaaaaaaaatattacaagtgCAAATGGAATAAGTCATAGAACCAGCCAGAATAAGAAAGATTATTGTTTCTCACTACTATACTTTATGTTGATGACAAGTCAATAATCCTTCTACCCTAATAAACTGCCTTCTACTGTCGCACGCATACTTGCTGGCTTCGAGTTCTAATAAGTTGCCCTCTACTAGCGCATGCACATTTGCTGGCTTCGAGCAATAACAAGTCGCCCTCAGTTGGTGCATGCATACTTGCTGGTTTCGAGCCCTAATAAGCAGCCCTCGATCGAAGCACATACTCTCATTCATTTTTCTGTATCGACTGTGAACCATGATAAGTCGCCTCCTGCTGGTGCATTCTTGCTCATTTCATTGGCTATGAGTCACAATAAAGTTGCCTCTAGCAGGCATATTTGCTTGACCATTTTATGGTTAGCATGCATTCACTTGTTATGTTAAGTACTCTCGTATCTCCTAGTATTCCTGTACTTGCTTATTTCATAATGCAACAGGTCTATCTCTTCTACGCATTGACTATTATGCTTTGATCCTAAGTTAGAAAACTCTAAAGCGTACCGGGCCAAGTTATCCTATCAATAGGAAGAAACGAGGCTACCACCTTACAAAATTACTCACTCTTTACTTAAGAAGATGTTAGTTTTTATCATTTACAATTGCTATCTATAACAAAAGTCAAGATTTTCCCCTCCATTTATATCACTGACCACAGGTAGAAATAACCATGCAAGTATGTTGCAAGCACTAGGTTAAACCCAATATTCTATTTCAGCTTGctggaaaaacaaatatatttgtacatcCATCTCTAACAGCTTACAGGAAAAGAAGTATGTTAAAAGTCAACAGCAAATAATCAAGCAAATTGCATATCATAAATAGCACAGAATGGGGAAGAGAGGATTGAATTCATGGCATCTAG from Sesamum indicum cultivar Zhongzhi No. 13 linkage group LG3, S_indicum_v1.0, whole genome shotgun sequence harbors:
- the LOC105158602 gene encoding eukaryotic translation initiation factor produces the protein MASEVAAAASEVPAGVPATAEKQPHKLERKWTFWFDNQSKPKQGAAWGTSLRKVYTFDTVEEFWCLYDQIFRPSKFPANADFHLFRAGVEPKWEDPECTNGGKWTVTSSKKANLDTMWLETLMALIGEQFDEADEICGVVASVRQRQDKLSLWTKTAANEAAQMGIGRKWKEIIDVTDKISYSFHDDSRRERSAKSRYNV